The following are encoded in a window of Amycolatopsis lexingtonensis genomic DNA:
- a CDS encoding enediyne biosynthesis protein, translating to MTTPTLTKVDTAPPKRTNKVITALRRFAISITIFNIVGYTFLGFEQPYLYPFVALATAYTTEILLEIINARVTGRGVRFKGNGFKGLVEFLLPAHITGLALNMLTYVNDRILVMMFGVVVAVGAKWVLQAPVYGRMRHYMNPSNFGITIILLVFPWASIAPPYHFTEQIPTWGGWLIVGIILVSGTVLNALLTNRMWLILGWLSFFVVQAFVRGWLFGTSIPGALAMGTGVAFVLYTNYMVTDPGTSPSKPVSQFAFGSGVALAYGFFTAVHVAYGLFLATATVCLIRGMFLWGLHFSNKARIKFEADQAAQKAKLELAAEPPADDEKPGAVAA from the coding sequence ATGACCACCCCGACTCTGACCAAGGTGGACACTGCGCCACCGAAGCGGACCAACAAGGTCATCACCGCGCTGCGGCGCTTCGCGATCTCGATCACGATCTTCAACATCGTCGGCTACACGTTCCTCGGCTTCGAGCAGCCGTACCTGTACCCGTTCGTCGCGCTGGCGACCGCGTACACCACGGAGATCCTGCTCGAGATCATCAACGCCCGCGTGACCGGGCGCGGCGTCCGGTTCAAGGGCAACGGCTTCAAGGGGCTCGTGGAGTTCCTGCTGCCGGCGCACATCACCGGTCTCGCGCTCAACATGCTGACCTACGTGAACGACCGGATCCTCGTGATGATGTTCGGCGTCGTCGTCGCCGTCGGCGCGAAGTGGGTGTTGCAGGCCCCGGTGTACGGCCGGATGCGGCACTACATGAACCCGTCGAACTTCGGCATCACGATCATCCTGCTGGTGTTCCCGTGGGCCAGCATCGCCCCGCCGTACCACTTCACCGAGCAGATCCCCACCTGGGGCGGCTGGCTGATCGTCGGCATCATCCTGGTGTCGGGCACGGTGCTCAACGCGCTGCTGACCAACCGGATGTGGCTGATCCTGGGCTGGCTGAGCTTCTTCGTGGTCCAGGCCTTCGTCCGCGGCTGGCTCTTCGGCACGTCGATCCCCGGCGCGCTGGCGATGGGCACCGGCGTCGCGTTCGTGCTCTACACCAACTACATGGTGACCGACCCGGGCACGTCGCCGTCGAAGCCGGTCTCGCAGTTCGCGTTCGGTTCCGGCGTGGCGCTGGCGTACGGCTTCTTCACCGCCGTGCACGTCGCCTACGGGCTGTTCCTGGCCACCGCGACCGTCTGCCTGATCCGCGGGATGTTCCTGTGGGGCCTGCACTTCTCGAACAAGGCGCGCATCAAGTTCGAAGCCGACCAGGCCGCGCAGAAGGCGAAGCTCGAACTCGCCGCGGAACCGCCGGCGGACGACGAGAAGCCGGGAGCCGTCGCGGCATGA
- a CDS encoding DUF1702 family protein has translation MGNGWRALRRRILTPNVSETSLEKRGFHRKSPAAQERLETVGEKFLLGYAHAVEARSVEQAEEWLEQIPTQFRGFAYEGAGMGYGVLDGLPFGKSTNIAEFLAGPGEKHDYIIYVGVGWAMCRLPRFAWPKASVFDPLLRWLVLDGYGFHQAYFKTEKYIRQQYQEPGFSWPDRRYDGYALRAIDQGIGRALWFICGTDVELVGKTIEEFPESRHGDLYAGVGLASTYACGVTADELAELVDRAGIHHGQLAQGSAFAAECRVRSGLMIPETEMAAQAICGLSAERAAAITQEVRPAVVVDGADVPAFETWRQRIAEEVLTHGGKNK, from the coding sequence TTGGGCAATGGTTGGCGCGCGCTCAGACGGCGCATCCTGACACCGAATGTCTCGGAGACCTCGCTGGAGAAGCGGGGCTTCCACCGGAAGAGCCCAGCCGCTCAAGAACGACTCGAGACGGTCGGGGAGAAATTCCTCCTCGGGTACGCGCACGCGGTCGAAGCCCGGTCGGTGGAGCAGGCCGAGGAATGGCTGGAGCAGATTCCCACGCAGTTCCGCGGCTTCGCCTACGAGGGCGCGGGAATGGGGTACGGCGTCCTCGACGGGCTGCCCTTCGGCAAGAGCACGAACATCGCCGAGTTCCTGGCCGGCCCCGGCGAAAAGCACGACTACATCATCTACGTCGGCGTCGGCTGGGCCATGTGCCGGCTGCCGCGGTTCGCGTGGCCGAAGGCGTCGGTGTTCGACCCGCTGCTGCGCTGGCTGGTGCTCGACGGCTATGGCTTCCACCAGGCGTACTTCAAGACCGAAAAGTACATCCGGCAGCAGTACCAGGAACCCGGCTTCTCGTGGCCGGACCGGCGCTACGACGGGTACGCGTTGCGCGCCATCGACCAGGGCATCGGCCGGGCGCTGTGGTTCATCTGCGGCACCGACGTCGAGCTGGTGGGCAAGACGATCGAGGAGTTCCCCGAGTCGCGCCACGGCGACCTGTACGCGGGGGTCGGGCTCGCCTCGACCTACGCGTGCGGCGTCACCGCCGACGAACTGGCGGAACTGGTCGACCGGGCCGGGATCCACCACGGCCAGCTGGCCCAGGGAAGCGCCTTCGCCGCCGAGTGCCGGGTGCGCTCGGGCCTGATGATCCCGGAGACCGAGATGGCGGCCCAGGCGATCTGCGGGCTGTCCGCCGAACGCGCCGCGGCCATCACCCAAGAGGTCCGGCCGGCCGTGGTCGTCGACGGTGCCGACGTCCCGGCGTTCGAAACCTGGCGGCAGCGGATCGCCGAAGAAGTGCTGACCCACGGAGGGAAGAACAAATGA
- a CDS encoding cytochrome P450, protein MTIPTDDPRAARTAPPGPPRRATIRLLKQLFTDRLALMGDNAEAYGDVVRIAIGPKAMYLVNHPDLAKHVLADNAANYHKGIGLQEARRALGDGLLTSDGDTWKKQRRTIQPVFQPKRISRQAGIVASEVDGLIKRLAAHDGPVEILHEMTGLTLGVLGKTLLDAELGGYETLGHSFEAVQDQAMFEAVTLSMVPQWVPLKKQVHFRTAREDLRRIADELVDQRLANPVENGEDVLSRLIASGSEDGASRERMRDELITLLLAGHETTASTLGWAFHLIDEHPEVAARLHDEAVEVLGDRLPEYEDLRRLTFTVAVVEEVMRLYPPVWLLPRIAQADDEIGGYHVPAGSDVVVVPYTLHRHPGFWTDPERFDPGRFTAAERPPRYAYLPFGAGPRFCIGNSLGVMEAVFVLAMAARDLELRKVPGKVVEPEAMLSLRVRGGLPMTVHRRERTRRSEAA, encoded by the coding sequence ATGACGATCCCCACGGACGACCCCCGGGCGGCGCGCACCGCGCCGCCCGGGCCGCCGCGCCGGGCGACGATCCGGTTGTTGAAGCAGCTCTTCACCGACCGGCTCGCGCTCATGGGCGACAACGCCGAGGCCTACGGCGACGTCGTCCGCATCGCCATCGGACCGAAGGCGATGTACCTGGTGAACCACCCCGACCTGGCCAAGCACGTGCTCGCGGACAACGCCGCGAACTACCACAAGGGCATCGGCCTGCAGGAGGCCCGCCGGGCCCTCGGCGACGGCCTGCTCACCAGCGACGGCGACACCTGGAAGAAGCAGCGCCGGACCATCCAGCCGGTGTTCCAGCCCAAGCGGATCTCGCGCCAGGCCGGCATCGTCGCGTCCGAAGTGGACGGTCTGATCAAACGACTCGCCGCGCACGACGGGCCGGTCGAGATCCTGCACGAGATGACCGGGCTGACCCTCGGCGTGCTCGGCAAGACGCTGCTCGACGCCGAACTGGGCGGGTACGAAACCCTCGGCCACTCGTTCGAGGCCGTGCAGGACCAGGCCATGTTCGAGGCGGTCACGCTGAGCATGGTCCCGCAGTGGGTGCCGCTCAAGAAGCAGGTGCACTTCCGGACCGCGCGCGAGGACCTGCGCCGGATCGCCGACGAGCTGGTCGACCAGCGCCTGGCGAACCCGGTCGAGAACGGCGAGGACGTGCTGTCCCGGCTCATCGCGTCGGGTTCGGAAGACGGCGCTTCGCGCGAACGGATGCGCGACGAGCTGATCACCCTGCTGCTGGCCGGGCACGAAACCACGGCTAGCACGCTCGGCTGGGCGTTCCACCTGATCGACGAGCACCCGGAAGTCGCCGCGCGGCTGCACGACGAGGCCGTCGAAGTGCTGGGCGACCGGCTGCCCGAGTACGAGGACCTGCGGCGGCTGACGTTCACCGTCGCGGTGGTCGAAGAGGTCATGCGGCTGTACCCGCCGGTGTGGCTGCTGCCGCGGATCGCCCAGGCCGACGACGAGATCGGCGGGTACCACGTGCCGGCCGGGTCCGACGTCGTCGTGGTGCCCTACACGCTGCACCGGCACCCGGGGTTCTGGACCGACCCCGAGCGCTTCGACCCGGGCCGGTTCACCGCCGCCGAGCGGCCGCCGCGGTACGCCTACCTGCCCTTCGGGGCCGGGCCGAGGTTCTGCATCGGCAACAGCCTCGGCGTGATGGAGGCGGTGTTCGTGCTGGCGATGGCCGCGCGGGACCTGGAACTGCGCAAGGTGCCGGGCAAGGTCGTCGAGCCCGAGGCGATGCTCTCGCTGCGGGTGCGCGGCGGGCTGCCGATGACCGTGCACCGCCGGGAGCGGACGCGGCGGTCCGAAGCCGCCTGA
- a CDS encoding CRTAC1 family protein produces MTATFGWLRKQLAGIVALVLILGLFLVARLPSVSAAEQDKLADQFHFTPMTIALPAAKKSQSIRTVNKEYEHIAAWISSVGAAIAINDISGSGKPNDLCLVDPRSDQVVITPAPDSGPRYAPFALDPAPALPTWDYMAPMGCVPGDYNEDGRTDILAYYWGRTPVLFLQKANAAQFDASAFQPTELVPGNHRGADGKYNGPLWNTDSVTIGDFDGDGHVDVFVGNYFPDSKVLDPNADGGITLNQSMSHATNSGAKFIYRWTGATAGANPSAQFVDASQGIPESARLGWTLASSATDVDGDSLPELYIANDFGHDHFLYNKSTPGHIEFGEVNGVRGIADPKSKVLGHDSFKGMGVDFGDLNHDGLYDLFVSNITTSWGIEESNFQFMNTAKDNADLTRQFKDGVAPFHDDSAAKGTAWSGWGWDVKIQDFNNSGENQIAQATGFVKGQVNRWPNLQEIATAHDGLLSNPFWWPNARAGDDIGGDQTLHFFVKSADGRYVDLAPKLGLAVPVPTRGIAVGDTDGDGLPEFAVARQWEQPIFYHNDSPNPGKFLQLKLFTDAPVAPGPLPAAGPPAIGAQVTVTTSDGKKYLGRVDGSSGEAGRRSFDVQIGLGQDVSGPLDVHLQWRDRTGQLRTQDLKLEPGCHMYQLGTTAKEAM; encoded by the coding sequence ATGACCGCGACCTTCGGCTGGCTGCGCAAGCAGCTGGCGGGCATCGTGGCGCTGGTGCTGATCCTCGGCCTGTTCCTGGTCGCACGGCTGCCCAGCGTCTCCGCCGCGGAACAGGACAAGCTGGCGGACCAGTTCCACTTCACCCCGATGACGATCGCGCTGCCCGCGGCCAAGAAGTCGCAGTCGATCCGGACGGTGAACAAGGAGTACGAGCACATCGCCGCGTGGATCTCCTCGGTCGGCGCCGCGATCGCGATCAACGACATCAGCGGCAGCGGCAAGCCGAACGACCTCTGCCTCGTCGACCCGCGCAGCGACCAGGTCGTCATCACGCCGGCGCCGGACTCCGGCCCGCGGTACGCGCCCTTCGCGCTCGACCCCGCCCCGGCGCTGCCGACGTGGGACTACATGGCGCCGATGGGCTGCGTGCCCGGTGACTACAACGAAGACGGCCGCACCGACATCCTCGCCTACTACTGGGGCCGGACGCCGGTGTTGTTCCTGCAGAAGGCGAACGCGGCCCAGTTCGACGCATCGGCGTTCCAGCCGACCGAGCTGGTGCCGGGCAACCACCGCGGCGCCGACGGCAAGTACAACGGTCCACTGTGGAACACCGACTCGGTCACCATCGGCGACTTCGACGGCGACGGCCACGTCGACGTCTTCGTCGGGAACTACTTCCCGGACAGCAAGGTCCTCGACCCGAACGCCGACGGCGGCATCACGCTGAACCAGTCGATGTCGCACGCGACCAACTCGGGCGCCAAGTTCATCTACCGCTGGACCGGCGCCACGGCCGGGGCGAACCCGAGCGCGCAGTTCGTCGACGCGTCCCAGGGCATCCCGGAGAGCGCGCGGCTCGGCTGGACGCTGGCCTCCAGCGCCACCGACGTCGACGGCGACAGCCTGCCCGAGCTCTACATCGCCAACGACTTCGGGCACGACCACTTCCTGTACAACAAGTCCACGCCGGGCCACATCGAGTTCGGTGAGGTCAACGGGGTCCGCGGGATCGCCGACCCGAAGTCGAAGGTGCTGGGCCACGACTCCTTCAAGGGGATGGGCGTCGACTTCGGCGACCTGAACCACGACGGCCTCTACGACCTGTTCGTCAGCAACATCACGACGTCGTGGGGCATCGAAGAGTCGAACTTCCAGTTCATGAACACCGCGAAGGACAACGCGGACCTGACCCGGCAGTTCAAGGACGGCGTCGCGCCGTTCCACGACGACAGCGCCGCGAAGGGCACGGCGTGGTCCGGCTGGGGCTGGGACGTCAAGATCCAGGACTTCAACAACAGCGGCGAGAACCAGATCGCCCAGGCGACCGGGTTCGTCAAGGGCCAGGTCAACCGCTGGCCGAACCTGCAGGAGATCGCCACCGCCCACGACGGCCTGCTGTCCAACCCCTTCTGGTGGCCGAACGCCCGTGCCGGTGACGACATCGGTGGCGACCAGACCCTGCACTTCTTCGTGAAGAGCGCGGACGGCCGGTACGTCGACCTCGCGCCGAAGCTGGGCCTGGCCGTGCCGGTCCCGACCCGCGGCATCGCCGTCGGGGACACCGACGGGGACGGCCTGCCCGAGTTCGCCGTGGCGCGGCAGTGGGAGCAGCCGATCTTCTACCACAACGACAGCCCGAACCCCGGCAAGTTCCTGCAGCTGAAGCTGTTCACCGACGCCCCGGTGGCGCCCGGCCCGCTGCCCGCGGCCGGCCCGCCCGCGATCGGCGCCCAGGTCACCGTGACCACCTCGGACGGCAAGAAGTACCTCGGCCGGGTCGACGGCAGCAGCGGGGAGGCCGGCCGGCGCAGCTTCGACGTCCAGATCGGCCTCGGCCAGGACGTCAGCGGGCCGCTCGACGTGCACCTGCAGTGGCGGGACCGGACCGGGCAGCTGCGGACGCAGGACCTGAAGCTCGAACCCGGTTGCCACATGTACCAGCTGGGCACCACGGCGAAGGAAGCGATGTGA
- a CDS encoding DUF5987 family protein has product MQPEATEEERVMNMTLEAYADTIVPGEKRFDGDRAVAGAAPGPGSVAAGALELLNFDATGVTAGLPYLAQSLNDHAKAYAGEVELELDHDVAPFVALPYEHRRELVHRLTTPGHPEKDGWVSLALFCNMAFDSAAHKHTAEAIREGHPGLLALGYTAPDADGFWRFPKYGYGRKLAELHPDTTPSGSPA; this is encoded by the coding sequence GTGCAACCCGAGGCCACCGAAGAAGAACGCGTCATGAACATGACTCTCGAGGCGTACGCGGACACCATCGTGCCCGGGGAGAAGCGGTTCGACGGCGACCGGGCGGTCGCCGGGGCCGCGCCCGGTCCCGGCTCGGTCGCCGCGGGCGCGCTCGAGCTGCTGAACTTCGACGCGACCGGCGTCACGGCCGGCCTGCCCTACCTCGCGCAGTCGCTCAACGACCACGCGAAGGCCTACGCGGGTGAGGTGGAGCTGGAGCTCGACCACGACGTCGCCCCGTTCGTCGCGCTGCCCTACGAGCACCGCCGCGAGCTCGTGCACCGGCTGACCACGCCGGGGCACCCGGAGAAGGACGGCTGGGTCAGCCTCGCGCTGTTCTGCAACATGGCCTTCGACAGCGCCGCGCACAAGCACACCGCCGAAGCCATCCGTGAGGGGCACCCCGGGCTGCTGGCGCTGGGCTACACCGCGCCGGACGCGGACGGGTTCTGGCGGTTCCCGAAGTACGGCTACGGCCGCAAGCTGGCCGAACTCCACCCCGACACGACGCCTTCCGGGAGCCCCGCATGA